A window of Lepidochelys kempii isolate rLepKem1 chromosome 1, rLepKem1.hap2, whole genome shotgun sequence contains these coding sequences:
- the LOC140916462 gene encoding olfactory receptor 52N4-like, translating to MANFSFSPSDSSIFILTGIPGLEADHIWISIPFSAFYIMGLLGNFTVLFVVGKEQTLHKPMYLLLCMLALSDITTSTSFVPKALCIFWFNLKSITVKSCLTQMFFFHTFSTMHSAVLVTMAFDRYVAICNPLRYATILTNARIAKLGLMGLIRAVLFALPLSLLLRGQPFCANRIIPHTYCDHMAVAKVSCGDITASRVYGLLMAFIIIGFDLTLIGLSYGMIIRTVLRISSKEANQKALNTCTAHICALLMAYPLGLFSSLSHRFSQGITPHVHIILSNLNYLIPPMLNPIIYGIKTKDLRDKVVKYICRMYSPRGTDFKPA from the coding sequence ATGGCAAATTTCAGCTTCTCCCCCTCTGACTCTTCAATATTCATCCTAACCGGCATCCCTGGCCTGGAAGCTGACCACATCtggatttccatccctttctctgCGTTCTACATTATGGGCCTGTTGGGAAATTTCACAGTTCTGTTTGTGGTAGGCAAAGAGCAGACCCTGCACAAGCCAATGtacctgctgctctgcatgctggcgCTCTCAGACATCACCACATCTACCTCCTTTGTGCCAAAGGCACTGTGTATTTTTTGGTTCAATTTGAAAAGCATTACTGTGAAgagctgcctcacccagatgttcttcTTTCACACATTTTCTACTATGCATTCAGCTGTCCTAGTGACAATGGCCTTTGATCGCTATGttgccatatgtaaccctctgagatacGCCACCATCCTCACCAACGCACGAATAGCTAAGCTCGGGCTAATGGGTTTGATAAGAGCTGTTCTCtttgctctgcccctgtccctgctcctgagAGGGCAGCCATTCTGTGCCAACCGCATTATCCCCCATACGTACTGTGACCACATGGCTGTGGCAAAGGTGTCATGTGGGGACATCACAGCCAGCAGAGTGTACGGCTTGCTGATGGCGTTTATAATCATTGGGTTCGACCTGACACTCATTGGCCTGTCCTACGGTATGATCATCAGGACAGTCCTCAGAATCTCTTCCAAGGAAGCCAACCAGAAAGCCCTCAACACCTGCACAGCCCATATCTGTGCGCTACTGATGGCTTATCCTCTTGGACTCTTCTCCAGTCTGTCACACAGGTTTAGTCAGGGCATCACTCCGCACGTTCACATCATCTTGTCCAACCTCAATTACCTCATTCCCCCCATGCTCAACCCTATCATTTATGGGATCAAAACCAAGGATCTTCGTGACAAAGTGGTCAAATACATCTGCAGAATGTACTCACCTCGCGGTACTGACTTTAAACCCGCATGA